A window from Malania oleifera isolate guangnan ecotype guangnan chromosome 7, ASM2987363v1, whole genome shotgun sequence encodes these proteins:
- the LOC131160971 gene encoding putative invertase inhibitor has protein sequence MEETKALAMNPRSLPLFILSTFLLSFFFINGANGDSNLVTKVCKVSAERDPNLKYTFCLESFQAVPNSQNATLRGLGFISVKLTHYNTVRVLTLIKELLNKNSDNKSRGRLQDCLSVYSRAVYDTRDALLAFRSGDYQSANMHVSASMDASKVCEDGFAMSTEGARPPLGNNNKEIFGLSAVALFIINMLAK, from the coding sequence atggaagaaacaaaagccCTAGCCATGAATCCCCGTTCTCTACCCCTCTTCATATTGTCCACCTTcctcctctccttcttcttcattaATGGTGCAAATGGGGATAGCAATCTCGTGACAAAGGTTTGCAAAGTCTCAGCCGAAAGGGACCCAAACCTCAAATATACTTTTTGTTTGGAGTCCTTCCAAGCAGTCCCAAACAGCCAAAATGCAACCCTAAGAGGGCTAGGGTTTATCTCTGTGAAGCTAACCCACTACAACACAGTTCGTGTTCTTACGCTTATCAAGGAACTCTTGAACAAGAATTCGGATAATAAGAGTAGAGGCAGGTTGCAGGACTGCTTGAGCGTGTACTCTAGGGCTGTGTATGACACAAGGGATGCCCTTCTTGCTTTTCGGTCCGGAGATTATCAATCTGCCAACATGCATGTGAGTGCATCAATGGATGCATCCAAGGTATGTGAAGACGGGTTTGCGATGAGTACAGAAGGTGCAAGACCTCCTTTGGGAAATAACAATAAGGAGATATTTGGATTAAGTGCTGTGGCTTTGTTCATAATTAACATGCTTGCAAAGTAA